In one Mustela lutreola isolate mMusLut2 chromosome 8, mMusLut2.pri, whole genome shotgun sequence genomic region, the following are encoded:
- the LOC131837921 gene encoding keratin, type II cytoskeletal 71: MSRQFTCKSGAATKGGFSGCSAVLSGGSSSSYRAGGKGLSGGFGSRSLYSLGGIRNISFNMASGSGKSGGYGFGRGRASGFAGSMFGSVALGPVCPSVCPPGGIHQVTVNESLLAPLNVELDPEIQKVRAQEREQIKALNNKFASFIDKVRFLEQQNQVLETKWELLQQLDLNNCKNNLEPILEGYISNLRKQLETLSGDRVRLDSELRSVRDVVEDYKKRYEEEINRRTAAENEFVLLKKDVDAAYANKVELQAKVDSMDQEIKFFKCLYEAEIAQIQSHISDMSVILSMDNNRDLNLDSIIDEVRAQYEEIALKSKAEAEALYQTKFQELQLAAGRHGDDLKNTKNEISELTRLIQRIRSEIENVKKQASNLETAIADAEQRGDNALKDARAKLDELESALHQAKEELARMLREYQELMSLKLALDMEIATYRKLLESEECRMSGEFPSPVSISIISSTSGSGGYGFRPSSVSGGYVASSSSCISGVCSVRGGDVRGRGSSSDYKDTLGKGSSQSTSSKKASR, translated from the exons ATGAGCCGCCAATTCACCTGCAAGTCAGGAGCTGCCACCAAGGGGGGCTTCAGTGGCTGCTCAGCGGTGCTCTCAGGGGGCAGCTCATCCTCCTACCGGGCAGGGGGCAAAGGGCTCAGCGGGGGCTTTGGAAGCCGGAGCCTCTACAGCCTGGGGGGCATCCGGAATATCTCCTTCAACATGGCCAGTGGCAGCGGAAAGAGCGGAGGCTATGGGTTTGGTCGAGGCCGGGCCAGTGGCTTTGCTGGCAGCATGTTTGGCAGTGTGGCCCTGGGACCCGTGTGTCCATCTGTGTGTCCTCCAGGGGGCATCCATCAGGTCACTGTCAACGAAAGCCTCCTGGCCCCCCTCAACGTGGAGCTGGACCCGGAGATCCAGAAAGTGCGAGCCCAGGAGCGGGAGCAGATAAAGGCTCTGAACAACAAGTTCGCCTCTTTCATTGACAAG GTACGGTTCCTGGAGCAGCAGAACCAGGTGCTGGAGACCAAGTGGGAGCTTCTGCAGCAGCTGGACCTGAACAACTGCAAGAACAACCTGGAGCCCATCCTCGAGGGCTACATCAGCAACCTGCGGAAGCAGCTGGAGACGCTGTCCGGGGACAGGGTGCGGCTGGACTCGGAGCTGAGGAGTGTGCGGGACGTGGTGGAAGACTACAAGAAGAG GTATGAGGAAGAAATCAACAGGCGAACAGCTGCAGAGAATGAGTTTGTGTTGCTCAAGAAG GATGTGGATGCTGCTTATGCCAATAAGGTTGAGCTTCAGGCCAAAGTGGACTCCATGGACCAGGAGATCAAGTTCTTCAAGTGTCTCTATGAAGCC GAGATCGCTCAGATCCAGTCCCATATCAGCGATATGTCCGTCATCCTGTCCATGGACAACAACCGGGACCTGAACTTGGACAGCATCATTGATGAGGTCCGTGCCCAGTATGAGGAGATCGCCCTGAAAAGCAAGGCCGAGGCCGAGGCGCTGTACCAGACCAAG TTCCAGGAGCTGCAGCTGGCAGCTGGCCGGCATGGGGATGACCTCAAGAACACCAAGAATGAGATCTCAGAGCTCACCCGGCTCATCCAGAGAATCCGCTCAGAGATTGAGAATGTGAAGAAGCAG GCTTCCAACCTGGAGACGGCCATCGCCGATGCCGAGCAGAGGGGTGACAATGCCCTGAAGGACGCCCGGGCCAAGTTGGACGAGCTGGAGTCCGCCCTGCACCAGGCCAAGGAGGAGCTGGCCCGGATGCTGCGCGAGTACCAGGAGCTCATGAGCCTGAAGCTGGCCCTGGACATGGAGATCGCCACCTACCGCAAGCTGCTGGAGAGCGAGGAGTGCAG GATGTCAGGAGAATTTCCCTCCCCAGTCAGCATCT CTATCATCAGCAGCACCAGTGGCAGCGGCGGCTATGGCTTCCGGCCCAGCTCCGTGAGCGGCGGCTACGTGGCCAGTAGCAGCAGCTGCATCTCTGGCGTGTGCAGCGTCCGCGGCGGGGACGTCcggggcaggggcagcagcagtgaCTACAAAGATACCCTGGGGAAGGGCTCCAGCCAAAGCACCTCCTCCAAGAAAGCCAGCAGGTAG